In the Elizabethkingia bruuniana genome, GGAGACGAGGAAGCTACACTGATCTATGAAAACCATGTTGCTGAAAATATGGATCATAATTTTGGCTATCTGTATATCGATGTTGGTGGTGGCAGTACCGAGCTTACCTATTATGAAAACAAAAAGCTTAAGTATAAAAAATCTTTTAATATCGGAACTATCCGTATCCTGAACAATCTTGTAAAAGAGGAGAGTTGGGAAGAAATGAGATCCGAGATAAAAAATGAAATTTTCGGTAAAAAACCTATTGTAGCTATTGGCTCCGGAGGAAATATCAACAAAATATTTTCGATGAGCAAAACCAAGGACGGCAAACCGATGTCTGCAAACCTACTGAAGACTTATTATAAAGAAGCTGCACCGCTTAGTGTACAGGAAAGGATGATTAAATACAACGTCCGTGAAGACCGTGCCGATGTAATGGTTCCGGCATTAGAAATATTCAACAAAATTATGCTGTGGGGTGAAATTAAACAGATCTATGTACCGAAGATTTCGGTTGCAGACGGTTTAATCCACTCACTTTACAATAAAATAAAAAAGAAGCGCTGATAAATATCAGCGCTTCTTTTTTGTAAAATATCAATATTGTTGGGGTTATTAAAACTTATAATTTAATTGTACTCCAAAGTTTCTTGGCTGAATCTGATCGATGTAACCACCTCTGAAATAAGAGCTGTATCCAACAGAATCGAAGATATTATTAAAGAATACTCTTACACCTACTCCATTTTTCAATGCATAACCTACCTGAGCATCTACAGTAGTATACTCCGGCATATCGAATGGTCTTACACCTGGTTGTACACTATTAGCATGTCCAGCCGTAAAGGTCTTTTGAGTCCATTCATCAACTGGTCTTTTTCCTACATAATAGATACCAGCACCAACATCAAGTCCATCCAAGATTCCTTGATTAAACTTGTAGTTTAACCATGCATTTGCTGTATGTTTTGGAGAGTTCATCGGAGCAGAACCGTTTACGTAAGCAGGACTATCTTTGTATTGCGCATCTAAATATGCCCAACCAGACATAATCTGTAAGTTTGGTAAAATTCTACCGATTAATTCTACTTCGATCCCTTTTCTTCTCAAATTACCAGCAAGTCCGTATAATGGATTATTATTAGGATCTCTTACAGGGTTATAATTTGAATCAAGAATCTGATAAGCTAAGTTATCTGTTTTGATATCAAATAAAGTAACATTGAACCTTAACTTCTCATTAAACCAGTCTGATTTAATACCTCCCTCCCATTGTGCTGTTTTAGACGGACCTACAAAACCTCCAGACTGCAACATGTTATTCGCAGATCTTAATGAAGTTGTTGTTGTATACGATCCGAATACATTAACATTTTCCAATGGAGAAATAATTAATCCAAAAGATGGATTCCATGTAGCAACATCATTCTTTGTAGAACCATTTAATCTGCTGTATCTTACTCCTAAGTGAGCCTTCACATATTTACCGAATGACATTACATCCTGAGCCATTAACCCCATTGTAGGAGTTTTCACTACACCAGTTGCTGTTTTGTTAAAAATTAAATTGTAAGGAAGAGTATTTGAAATATCTCCTAAAACATTGATAACATCAATAGGATTATTTGTATTTACAGGTTTCTTTTGATTTAAGTCACTGGCATTTTTGTACACATCGAAAGAAGTAGTTGTAACTGTTGTTTCTTTCCAGTCAAAACCTACCTGGAAGGTATGCTTAATAAAGCCAGTTTGTACATCTTGTCCGATGAAGTCAAACTGAAATACTTTATTCACATCTTCTCCCATATTCTTACCATAAGATCGTTTTCTTTCAGTCCAATTATTTGCTCCGTTTGGTGCAATAGACATTGCCTGAGTATCAGTATTGCTTACAGAATTAATAAACGCAGCTCTTACCTTGAATTTATCATTGATCTTTCTGTCAACACTTGTCATAAAGTTATAAGTCTCAGTTTTTGCACGGTCTTCAGCAAAACCTAAGAATTTGCCTTTTGGCATTGTATACAATGCTTCTTTATCACCTGATGCCAAGTTAACAGTACCTCTGTCCGGGGTTCTTCTGTCATTCATATAATCCATCTCAACTGTAATGTTGGTCATCTTATCCGGACGGAAAGTAATGGATGGATTTACATATATTCTTTCACCTTGAACATGAGATCTGAAAGAGTTATTTTTCTGATAAGCTCCGTTAAATCTTATTGCAACTTTACCTTCGCTGTCTAAAACTCTCTGGAAATCTACAGTAGGACGGTAGAAATCCCAGCTGCCATAACGGAAACCAACGTTAGTTCTGTTAACAAACTGAGGTCTTTTTGTCACTACATTAATAACACCACCTGCTGCCCCAAGTCCGTCTCCGATACCTTGTGTTACAGCTGCAGAACCTTTAATCACCTGAATACTTTCTACACCCTGCATATCAGTCATCATACCTGCAGTACGGAAGTCAGAGTCTAATAAAACTCCGTTCTTTAGCACTGGTACACCTCTGTATCCACGAATAGACATACTTTCACTTCCGCCTCCATAGCTTGAGAATAAAGTAACTCCCGGAACGTTTTTCGCAACATCAATTAGAGATAAACCTCCTAAAGTTTCAATTGCTTTATATGAAATCACTGAAATACTCTGAATCTGATCTCTGGTCTTTAGAGGCAATCTTGTAATTACTTCCAGACCTTCAGGCTGCTTCTTTCTTTCACCGAAAAGTTCCACCTGCTCAATCTCTTTATGCTTATTAGAAGACAGCGTATCCGTCTTTTTAGTCTGCGCATTAACCATCAATCCGCCAAGAACGAAAAATGAAGTAGTAATGTATTTATTCATATAGTGTTAATTTGCTGCAAAGTTATTTTTAATTATTCTAATTAGCAACATGATAAGACTCATGAAAAAAACCTCCCGTTTGGGAGGTTTTAAAAAAAAATATTCTGATAATATATTAATCTATATTAATAACTTCAACAATTTCAGGAACGTGCTGTTTAATTGTATTCTCTACACCCAGTTTCAGTGTTGAAGTATTGATATGACATGATGAGCAATTACCTAGCAGACGTACTATTACAGTATTCTCCTTTACATCAATCAATTCAATATCACCACCATCTTTATTTAAAAACGGGCGAATTTCTTCTAAGGCTTCCATTACTTTTGTTACCGTCTCGATGTGTTTAGTCTCACTCATATTTCAACTTATTTTTTGGGCGAGCAACCCGCCATTGTTGTTATTTTTACTGCTTCCGTTGGTGGAAGATTTTCATTTCTTTCTACAAGGCTCTCAATCATATTCTGAGCCGTTTTGGTATAAATATCAGCTATTCCGGTATTTTCCTGTAATGCTACCGGACGGCCTACATCACCTGCTTCACGGATACTCTGGATCAACGGAATCTCTCCTAATACAGGAATTCCAAGATCTTCAGCTAAGTTTTTAGCACCTTCTTTTCCGAAAATATAGTATTTATTCTCTGGTAATTCTTCGGGTGTAAAATACGCCATATTTTCTATTAATCCAAGCACCGGAATATTAATGCTGTCCATTTGGAACATTCCGATTCCCTTTCTAACATCTGCAAGTGCAACATGCTGAGGTGTACTTACGATTACAGCTCCTGTTACCGGCACTTCCTGAATAATTGAAAGGTGGATATCTCCCGTTCCCGGAGGAAGGTCTAATAACAAGAAATCTAGTTCTCCCCATGCAGCATCGCGCAACATCTGATTAAGTGCTTTTGCAGCCATTGGACCTCTCCAAACTACAGCCTGATTAGCTCCTGAGAAATATCCTATTGATAAAAGTTTTACACCATAGCTCTCAATTGGCTTCATCAGGTTTCTTCCGTTTTCTTCAACAGAAACTGGTTTTGCACCTACAGTATCAAACATGGTTGGTACAGAAGGTCCATAGATATCAGCATCTAATAATCCTACTGAAAATCCCATTTTTGCTAAAGTTACTGCCATATTCGCAGCTACAGTAGACTTACCTACCCCTCCTTTACCGGAAGCAATAGCAATAATATTTTTTATTCCGGGAATTTGTTTCCCTTTTATCTGATTCTGTTGTACTTCACTTTGTTCCGGAGAATCAATTTTTAGTTTTAAAGTTATATTTTCTCCGAAATGACTTGTAAAAGCCTGCTTCATTGCAACCTCCAGTTTTTTCTTTTCGTGCATTGCCGGAGAATGAGCTACCATATCTATAAAAACACTGTCACCCATGATCTGGATATTCTTCACAAGATCGTCTACCTCAACTTCCTTTAAGAAATCCTGTACAGCTTCTTTTTTAATCATAATTATTCTAAATAAAATACAAATTTACGCATTTATTTACAGAATTTCAGATGATAGAGATCATTTCATCTATAGCTAATATTTATAATCTTTATCTATCGGATTTAACACAAAATTAGTACTGATTAAAGACTATTTACAACTAACTTTTAGCTAATTTTGATATAAACAATCACTCAAATATGGAAAACACAGCTTACATATTAAACTTCCTGAAGCAGCTTTCTCAGAATAATAACCGCGAATGGTTTACAGAAAACAAACCACAGTATCAGCAAGCACACGAATATTTCATAAGCCTTGTTGAACAGGTAATCTCTGAGCTGGCAAAAACAGAGCCGGAAATGGAAAGACTGGATTCAAAAAAATGTGTTTTCCGTATCTACAGAGATACCCGGTTTTCAAAAGATAAAACACCTTACAAAACAAATTTCGGGGCTTCATTTTTTATGGGCCAGAGCAAAGGAATTGGTGAAGCGGGATACTATATGCATTTTGAGCCTGGTAAATCTTTTATTGCTGCCGGGCTCTATCAGCCAAATTCTGATGTTTTGAAAAAATTCCGAAAAGAAATCAGTTATAACAAAGAAGAATTTCTGAGTATTATAGAAAACCCAACATTCAAGAAAAATTTTAAAATAGAGGGTGAGAAATTGAAAAAAATTCCACAGGGATTTGAGAAGGATGATCCTATGGCTGAATATCTTAAACACAAAGAAATGATCTTGATTCACTCTTTTGAGGATACCGAAATTACTTCACCAAAATTTGTACAGGAAATTGGTAAGCTATTCAAAATCGCTTTGCCTTTCAACCAGTTTGTAAAGGAAAGTACAGAATACAATTAATATGAAACTCTCATTTATTACGAGCATATCTTTAGTTTTTTTATTATCCGGACAGTCTTGTGCCCAAAAAACTCAAAGTAAAAGCTTACAACACATTGTGGATAACAACTCTTCTCAGCGTATTGCACGACTTATAGATGCCAAAACATGGAATAAATTATTTCCCAACAGAAATAATATTCAGGGAAAGGATAGCAAGCATCAGGATTTCTATTCCTATCAGGCTTTTATAAAAGCCGCAACACATTTCCCCACTTTCCTAAATGAAGGTTCTGTTGAAGATCAAAAAAGAGAACTTGCCGCTTTTCTGGCTAACATCGCACAGGAAACCAGTGGAGGATGGAACAATGCTCCGGGCGGATATTTTGCATGGGGACTTTATTTTATAGAGGAAAATAATAAAGGAAACGGGAACAATTATTCTGATACTTCCAAAACAGCTTATCCACCAACTGACGGGCAAGCTTATTATGGTCGTGGCCCTAAACAGCTTAGCTGGAATTATAATTACGGACAATTTAGTGAAGCATGGTTTGGCGATAAAAATGTACTCTTAAAAAATCCGGGACTTGTAGCTCAGGACAATGTGCTGTCTTTTGCTTCTGCAATCTGGTTTTGGATGACAGCCCAGGCTCCGAAGCCATCTTGTCACGATGTAATGACCGGCAAATGGAAACCTACAGAAAAAGATATAGAAAGTGGAAGAGTTTCCGGATTCGGAACAACTGTTAACATCATTAACGGTGGTATCGAATGCGGGCAGGGAAAAACATTACCCAAAACTCAATACAGGTATGAATATTACCAATATTTCTGTAAATATTTTGATGTAAAACCTGGCGAAAATATCACCTGTAGCAATCAAAAACCTTTTGGAACATAGCTAAAATACACAAAAAAGAATAAGAAATTTTTCGAGGTTAATACCCGGATATAAGAAATAAAAAAAGCTGCATCAAAATCTGATGCAGCTTTTTTATGATAAGCATTCAGCAATTATTTACTGTAAGCTTCTATAGTATTATTAATCATTTCGATTTGTTTATGCAGTTCTGCATTTTTCGGATCTGCTTTCAATACTCCCATTTTTGTATTAAGTCCGGCTTTCAGCATATTCACAATCATCATCTTTGCTTGTGGATTTTCTCCTACCTGGCTTTTCGCTAAACCTAAAACTTTTGTAAGGCGTTTTGTCGCTTCTGTATTATCCGATCCCATAATCCAGTTATAAGCATCTTCTGCAGCTTTACCCTCCTCAGGGTCCTGCATCTTTATGAAAGGATAAAATGCTGCTGTCTCTGCTATTGCAGGCATTTGTTTTGTTATTTTATTTTTAACAATAATAGGCAGCAATGTAGAGATTAAACCTTCACTCGCATTATTCAGATCAATTTTATCTGCATAAGCAACTATTTTCTCAGGCGCTACAGTTGCCAATGCTGCTAATGAATTTCCGCTAACGGCGTTAGAAACTACAGTAATTCCTTTTTCATATAAGGACAGATATTTTTTATCCTTTGTTTTAGCTAATGCAGCAATTGCTTCTCCTTGTACCAATGTCTTAGGATCATTCGCAGCCAATTTCTCTACTTCAGCCAGTGCCAATTTTGCCTGATTAGGTTTAGACAAGTCTAATCCGTTTAAGGCTTTCATTCTTACTCTGAAGAAAGGATCTTTTAGTGCAGCCAATAATGTTTTCAGAGCAGCGTCGTTCTTATCTGCACTTTTAGCAGCTTCCTGAACAGCTTTGTAGCGGCTATAGAATTCTTTAGAGCCCTGGTACTGTAACAAATATTGTTCTGGTGTTTTAGTTTCTGTAATTGCAGATAACAAAATACCATCCGCGTTTATATTTACTAAATCAGGACTTTTGGATGAAGGGAATGTAAATGAGTTATTTGCTTTGGCATCTACCCATACATTCTGACGTACTGGTTTACCATTATCATACACATCTATAGCCAGTGGGAATTGGAATAAAGGTGACTGTGACTGATTGATTGTAACAGTTACCTGCTTCTTAACAGGCTCATAATTGTAGTTATAAGATAATTTTGGATGACCGTTTGAGAAATACCACTGATTAAAGAACCAGTTAAGGTCTTTTCCACTCACTTTTTCCAATGAAAGACGCAATTGGTGAGCTTCACCATTTCCGTACTCATTTGTTTTCAGATAATCTGTCAGACCTTGTCTGAAAGCATCTTCACCAAGATAATTACGAAGCATATGAAGAATTCCACCACCTTTCTGATAAGTTACCAGATCGAAAACATCTTCTTTATCAGCATAATTAAAGCGTACTAAATTTTTAGAATAATCATTTGGATTATGCAGGTAATTACCCACATCCTTCATCAGATGATAGTCCGCCAAATCTTTACCATACTTATGTTCGAACCACAGGTATTCAGAATAGTTAGCAAAAGATTCGTTTACAGTAAGATTGCTCCAGCTTTCAGCGGTTACCAAATCCCCAAACCAATGGTGGAATAATTCGTGTGCAATTGTAGATTCCCAGCTGTTTTCATCAGCTAGTTGACCCGGTTTTTGCTGTACAGCATCTCCGTGTAAAGTAGCCGTTGTATTTTCCATAGCACCACTTACATAGTCGCGCCCGGATATTTGAGCATATTTAGCCCATGGATAATCATAATTAAGATATTTAGAATAGAACTCTATCATCTCCGGAGTATTACCATAGATTTGCTTAGCATATGGTTCATATTCTTTCTCGATATAATAGTCTACCGGAATATTTCTCCACTTATCTTTTACAACCGCATAATCTCCGACACCCATAAAAAATAAATAAGGTGAATGCCTTTTTTCCATCACCCAATGATCGGTACGTAGGTTGTTTCCTTCTTTCTTGGATTCTTTCAGGATTCCGTTGGATAATGTAACATACTTATCCGGAACTGTCATATAGATTTCCTGAGTTGTTTTCTGGTTGGTCTTATCTATTGTCGGGAACCACGCAGAAGAAGATTCTGTTTCCCCTTGTGTCCATATTTGCGTTGGTTTATCCGCTTCTTTTCCCTGAGCGTTGATAAAGTACAAACCTTTAGCATCACTAATTGCTGAACTTCCTTTTTGCTTTACCTCACCAGGACGGGCTGTATATTTGATATATACTGTATAGTCCTGATTTTTGTTATAGGTTTTATCCAGATTAATTTTCAGGATATCATTTTTATAATCAAATTTCAGAGGAGTCTTACTACCACCTTTATCCAAAGCCACTTCGTGAATAAGCATAGCTTTAGCATTCAGAACCAAAGAGTCTGTTGCATAAAAATAAGGTGAGGCAGTAAGCCATTCTTCACCATTCATTTGCTCTTTCTGATAGTCGAAATTTACTTTTAGTTTAGTATGTTTCAGCTCTGTCATTTTTGTATGGGCAGCTCTATAAACACCATCTCTTCCGGATGTTTCTGTCTGGCCAAATGCCATATTTGCATTTAAAAGCGTTCCTAAAAACAGGGCTGCGATAAAGATCTTTTTCATTTTACATTGAATTTACAAAGGGTATACTTTAGCGGATTTGTCTTTAAACAAAGGGAAAAGTTACAAAAAAAGTGAGAACAAGTCTCACTTTTTTTATTTATTTTAAATAGCAACAGGTGCTTTAATACCTGGGTGCGGATCATAATTCAGTAATTCGAAATCCTCAAATTTAAAATCAAAGATATCTTTTACATCAGGATTTACCTTCATTACCGGTAAAGGTTTCGGATCACGCGCCAGCTGTCTGTTTACCTGTTCAAAGTGATTGTTATAGATGTGTACATCTCCGAAGCTATGTACATAATCGCCAACCTGAAGCCCCGTAACCTGTGCTACCATCATTAATAGCAAGGCATAACTCGCAATATTAAAAGGAACTCCCAGGAAAACATCGGCACTTCTCTGGTACAGCTGCAAAGACAGCTTTCCATCCGCGACATAAAACTGAAACATTGCATGACAAGGTGCCAATGCCATATTCGGAATTTCTGCAACATTCCATGCAGAAACAATAAGTCTGCGGGAATCAGGATTCTTTTTAATCTGATCAATTACTTCGGATATCTGGTCTACAACTTTATTATCTGCTCCTCTCCAGCTTCTCCACTGAGCACCATATACTGGCCCAAGATCACCGTTCTCATCTGCCCATTCATCCCATATGGAAACACCATTGTCCTTAAGGTACTTAATGTTTGTATCTCCCTTCAGAAACCAAAGCAATTCATAGATAATGGATTTAAGGTGAACCTTTTTAGTAGTTACTAATGGAAAACCTTTAGACAGGTCATAACGCAGCTGATACCCGAATAAACTTCTGGTGCCTGTGCCTGTTCTGTCTGTTTTATCTGATCCGTTATCTAAAATATCCTGAAGTAAATGAAGGTAGTTTTGCATGTCGGGTAGCGTAAAAATTACTGCCAACAAATATAGAAATTACTCCCTACATCTCAAAAATTTATGTCTTCGACTATACCTGTTTCATTTATTGATTTCATCTAAAAATCGTAATTTTGCACCACTTATGGTAAAAATTGGTAACATAGAACTTCCTGACTTCCCGCTGCTTTTAGCTCCGATGGAAGATGTTTCGGATCCTCCTTTCCGCAGACTTTGCAAAATGCATGGTGCGGATCTTATGTATTCTGAATTTATTTCCTCCGAAGGATTGATCAGAGATGCAATAAAGAGTCGAAAAAAATTAGATATTTTCGATTATGAAAGGCCTGTAGGTATCCAGATATTCGGAGGTGATGAAGAGGCAATGGCAATGTCTGCCAGAATTGTAGAAACTGTAGAACCGGATCTTGTAGACATTAACTTTGGTTGCCCGGTAAAAAAAGTCGTGTGTAAAGGTGCAGGTGCAGGAGTATTGAAAGATATTGATCTGATGGTACGTCTTACCAAGGCTGTTGTAAATTCTACTCACCTACCCGTAACAGTGAAAACAAGACTGGGCTGGGATACAGAATCTATTAACATTGATGAGGTAGCGGAAAGACTGCAGGAAACCGGTATTAAAGCACTGACCATCCACGCAAGAACACGTGCACAGATGTATAAAGGTGAAGCTGACTGGAACCATATTTCCCGTATAAAAAACAATCCGAATATTGAGATTCCAATTTTCGGGAACGGAGATATCGATTCACCGGAAAAAGCTTTAGAATATAAGCAGAAATACGATTGCGATGGTATTATGATAGGCCGTGGTGCTATCGGGTATCCTTGGATATTTAATGAGATTAAGCATTTCTTTCAAACAGGTGAAAACCTGCCTAAACCAACCGTAAAAGACAGACTTCTTGCAGTACAACAACATGCAGAATGGTCTGTAGAGTGGAAAGGGGAAAGACCCGGCTTAGTAGAGATGCGCCAGCATTATAATAACTACTTCAAAGGAATCCCACATTTTAAAGAATTAAAATCCAGATTCCTTCAGGCATTGACACTGACTGAACTTAATGAACTTATTAACGAGGCTAAGAATCAGTTTGAAAATGTTGAAATCTGATATGAAGCACAAAATATTAATTCAGAAACATAGCAATTCATTTATCTGTGAAGGGTAAATGAGTGATACATTTGTTTCTGATCTCAAATCTCCAATTAAATTTATGAAAATTATCAGCTATAACGTTAACGGGATCCGTGCAGCTTTTGCAAAGGACTTTACTACATGGTTGTCCTTTGCAAATCCTGATATTATTTGCTTCCAGGAAAGCAAGGCACAACCGGAACAAATCAATATAGGAGCATTCAGTGATCTTCAGTACGAAAGTTACTGGTATTCCGCACAGAAAAAAGGTTACAGCGGCGTAGGTATCGCGACAAAGCATAAACCCAATCATATAGAATACGGAACAGGAATAGATTATATAGATTTTGAAGGCCGGGTAATAAGACTGGATTTCGATAATTTCTCGGTCATTTCTGTTTACGTGCCCTCCGCAACTAACATTTCGCGACTGGATCTGAAAATGCAGTTTTGTTATGACTTCTTAAAATACCTGAAGGAGCTTCGTAAGACTATCCCTAACCTTATTGTTTGTGGAGATTTCAATATCTGTCACGAAGCTATCGATATTCACGATCCGATTCGTTTAGCTAGTGTATCTGGCTTTTTACCTATGGAAAGAGAGTATCTGTCCAAATTCTTAGACGAAGGAGAATTTACCGATGCTTTCCGATATAAAAATCCAGAAACACGACAATACAGCTGGTGGAGCTATCGTGCTAATGCAAGAGCCAATAACAAAGGCTGGCGATTAGATTATAACATGGTAAGCAATACACTGAAAGATAAAATCCAAAGAGCTATTATACTACCAGAGGCTATGCATTCCGATCATTGCCCTGTAATGGTAGAATTGGATCTATAAAAGCAAAAAGACAAATTACTGTGTAATTTGTCTTTTTTTATTTTCTATTGGTATAACCAGGTTATCTTCGTCTTTCAAACTCCAGCTTTACTGCCGGCGTTGAATTAGGATTAGTGAGTATCATCCGGCCAGACCCTTCAAAGGTCAATACAAATTTATTTCCTCCAATATAAACGACATCTTGTTTCTGATCCTGGCTTTTAGGATCTTTATAGTTTTCATATACTACAGAATAAGAATAGGTGTTTGAACTTGTTGCAGTACCCGATTCAGTGACAACTACATCACTTGCTCTGAAGTTATAGGTAACTGTTCTGCCGGCCACCGTATTCTGCAGTATCCATTCTCCCTGTATTTTATTACTTGGTGGCAAACTATCTTCATTTCC is a window encoding:
- a CDS encoding exodeoxyribonuclease III, yielding MKIISYNVNGIRAAFAKDFTTWLSFANPDIICFQESKAQPEQINIGAFSDLQYESYWYSAQKKGYSGVGIATKHKPNHIEYGTGIDYIDFEGRVIRLDFDNFSVISVYVPSATNISRLDLKMQFCYDFLKYLKELRKTIPNLIVCGDFNICHEAIDIHDPIRLASVSGFLPMEREYLSKFLDEGEFTDAFRYKNPETRQYSWWSYRANARANNKGWRLDYNMVSNTLKDKIQRAIILPEAMHSDHCPVMVELDL